A genomic region of Colletotrichum destructivum chromosome 1, complete sequence contains the following coding sequences:
- a CDS encoding Putative mei2-like RNA recognition, nucleotide-binding alpha-beta plait domain superfamily, with product MFNPSSPHSSIGGGESFKGTPDTRLTAFSPDEGSSRSSRFLKPMSQDSLGATPSRFPTGAFGSVISTAERDPFVTASSASGRQKLSPTASAFQPLSTPLERNTDFSTPDHIQESFSPDRKYETALSRCLNIGSPHRNLGMADLNACFSKLHRLGLLVQEPIQVQCKGGRLSIQFSDIRDAVLIHDNVHRAEADFEAEYLSDGNFTEVHLLDPFTDICSLISAQHMYRVPNKLGPWLSLVASATSLGLLDANAVEVAVKRMLQSQGQLSAFYVHQDHDPVVFKAFVQFEDPSKTISAVDALDNRVVEGAHITVSLVDAGDLFQTPQDTRDITADGLSHNIPVDLTNALQAMALSKPAPPMHLVGHATPMSGPNTPYSTHGIQVPPFAMWPILCQSQFQPSGAYVLNDGHRLPLPPLMPNSARYQLNNPMSIQSSRSISTTSSFHSGVRGEPRRQNAARVNRSPYYNVASHHNHVDVNRIREGTDVRTTIMLRNIPNKVDQAMLKRIVDESSWGKYDFMYLRIDFANDCNVGYAFINFVDFVNIRGNQRWNCFKSDKVAEISYATIQGKDCLVQKFRNSSVMLEAAHYRPKLFYTSNGPVPDLAGEEEPFPRPDNQSKMKRSCENAEHVGLFTPNAGQHFRDEQRRRRSQYDRGTRLAALEEHDFEASMQSYMYHSQ from the exons ATGTTCAATCCATCGTCTCCACACTCCTCTATCGGAGGTGGCGAGTCCTTCAAAGGAACGCCTGACACGAGATTGACTGCTTTCTCTCCGGATGAGGGTTCCTCCAGATCGTCACGTTTCCTGAAACCTATGTCACAAGACTCACTCGGGGCTACTCCTTCAAGGTTTCCCACAGGCGCCTTTGGTAGCGTTATCTCCACTGCTGAGAGAGACCCTTTCGTCACCGCAAGCTCTGCTTCTGGCCGTCAAAAGCTGTCGCCCACTGCCTCTGCCTTTCAGCCTCTCTCGACCCCCCTTGAGAGAAACACAGACTTCAGCACCCCTGATCACATTCAAGAGTCGTTCTCGCCGGATCGGAAGTACGAGACTGCATTGTCACGATGTCTCAACATTGGTTCACCTCATCGAAATCTTGGCATGGCCGACCTGAACGCATGTTTTTCA AAACTGCACCGACTCGGCCTCTTAGTTCAGGAACCAATCCAGGTTCAATGCAAGGGAGGCAGACTCTCTATCCAGTTCAGTGATATCCGCGATGCTGTTCTCATCCATGACAACGTCCATCGGGCCGAGGCGGATTTTGAAGCCGAGTATCTGTCAGATGGCAATTTCACTGAGGTACACCTTCTTGATCCCTTCACTGATATCTGTTCTCTAATCTCTGCGCAGCACATGTACCGGGTTCCCAACAAACTCGGGCCCTGGCTATCTCTTGTTGCTTCAGCCACATCCTTGGGCCTGCTGGATGCGAACGCCGTTGAAGTAGCCGTCAAGCGCATGCTGCAGTCACAGGGTCAACTCTCTGCGTTCTACGTGCATCAAGATCATGATCCAGTGGTGTTCAAGGCTTTCGTCCAATTCGAGGACCCGTCTAAAACCATATCAGCAGTGGATGCTCTTGACAACAGAGTCGTCGAG GGAGCACATATAACGGTATCGCTCGTGGATGCCGGTGACCTCTTTCAGACGCCCCAAGATACCAGAGATATCACAGCCGACGGCCTCAGCCACAACATACCTGTTGATCTGACAAACGCTCTCCAGGCAATGGCTCTATCCAAACCGGCCCCTCCGATGCATCTGGTGGGCCATGCAACGCCCATGTCCGGACCCAACACTCCCTACTCGACTCACGGAATTCAGGTCCCTCCTTTTGCGATGTGGCCCATACTCTGTCAGTCGCAGTTTCAGCCGAGCGGTGCCTACGTGCTCAACGACGGCCACCGTctaccgctgccgcctcTTATGCCCAACTCCGCTAGGTACCAGCTTAATAACCCCATGTCCATTCAGTCTTCCCGCAGCATTTCCACGACGAGTTCCTTCCACTCCGGCGTGAGAGGCGAGCCCCGCAGACAGAACGCAGCTCGGGTCAACAGGTCGCCCTACTACAATGTTGCGAGTCACCACAATCATGTCGATGTGAACCGTATCCGGGAAGGAACAGATGTTCGCACAACG ATCATGCTTCGCAACATTCCAAACAAAGTTGACCAGGCGATGCTCAAGAGAATTGTTGACGAGTCCAGCTGGGGCAAGTATGACTTCATGTATCTGCGAATTGATTTTGCAAATGACTGCAA TGTCGGATATGCGTTCATAAACTTCGTTGAC TTTGTCAACATCAGAGGTAACCAAAGATG GAATTGTTTCAAGAGCGACAAGGTCGCCGAGATTTCCTATGCTA CTATCCAGGGCAAAGACTGTCTCGTTCAAAAATTCAGGAACAGCTCCGTGATGTTGGAAGCCGCGCACTATCGCCCAAAG TTATTCTACACCTCCAATGGACCAGTTCCTGATCTGGCGGGAGAGGAGGAACCGTTTCCGCGGCCAGATAACCAGTCCAAGATGAAGCGAAGCTGTGAAAATGCTGAGCACGTTG GGCTTTTCACACCGAACGCTGGTCAGCATTTCCGTGACGAacagcgtcgccggcgctcgCAGTACGACCGAGGTACGAGACTGGCCGCGCTCGAGGAGCATGACTTCGAAGCCTCGATGCAGTCGTACATGTACCATTCACAGTAG
- a CDS encoding Putative exocyst complex component EXOC6/Sec15, EXOC6/PINT-1/Sec15/Tip20, domain 2, with protein sequence MPRRPQTYNDYGAAVQQIILTSTDTDFLDRLIPVLKDASLSNRTPSLMQNLVRYSEEREAEIERIGLTKHEEFLGSVNQLQSVREGTVALTAEILRLNQSIQASTEKLADQKQALVNTRAVRQNIADASDALKESLKILHAVNHAHDLIRKKKYYAALKSLEDLQNEHLIPTIQNKYATQHKLADVIQKSIPASQKTISEAVMTDLNTWLFRIRETSQFLGEVAFYHTELRRARQRERVERDSYLNNFRLNSSTELVFDESEEFDVLDNEELQVDFTPLFECLHIHDALGQSDKFRAEYATTRRQQKDLLLPSTIGLVADDESSLSSLLEGIAGFAIIEKATMRRVPHLRSAVDVDELWDSMCHTAITLTSQALNDVSNAEILLKIKGVIALFIQTMEGWGYSVSMLDNFLLTLFDKYAELLKRRFSEDFQEIVSTDDYMPMAINTREEYEKVVNVSWFSQEKSLEELSFPCVLPFSQMYPLCCIDIRNFLNQFYFFSDDHFQHPNIIDDTLRKSLDELLTEKVCKSLVERLSSQYLGQIVQILINLEHFEAACQELEQLLIRARSSTSAGGPVTLVATEEFRNNKKTAEKRIFELVNSKIDDLVDTAEYDWMATASSPDPSSYMQTMTRYLSNIMNSTLLGLPREIKELIYFDALSHAANKILALPLSSDVKHINTNAVAALANDVQYLTEFVDSLENGAMLRENLDELQQTINLMQSDNHDEFFDISIRNKKYGRVDALNGPILLEKLTSNAQGPTRSAPLANFSSRFGMMK encoded by the exons ATGCCTCGACGTCCGCAGACCTACAATGACTACGGCGCAGCTGTCCAGCAG ATCATCCTGACCTCGACCGACACAGACTTCCTCGATCGACTCATCCCTGTCCTCAAAGATGCCTCGCTCTCGAATCGAACCCCTTCGTTGATGCAGAATCTGGTCCGGTACTccgaagagagagaagccgAAATCGAGAGAATAGGGTTGACAAAGCACGAAGAGTTTCTGGGTTCGGTGAACCAGCTACAGAGCGTACGCGAGGGCACCGTCGCGCTCACGGCAGAGATCCTGAGGCTAAACCAGTCCATTCAAGCAAGCACAGAGAAGCTTGCCGATCAAAAGCAAGCCCTAGTAAACACGAGGGCTGTACGGCAGAATATAGCCGATGCATCCGACGCACTGAAAGAATCCCTCAAGATTCTGCATGCCGTCAACCATGCCCACGACCTGATCCGCAAGAAGAAGTATTACGCGGCACTCAAATCTCTTGAGGACCTTCAGAATGAGCATCTGATTCCGACGATCCAGAACAAATATGCCACCCAACACAAGCTAGCGGATGTAATCCAAAAGTCAATACCAGCGTCACAGAAAACCATTTCCGAAGCTGTCATGACTGACCTAAACACCTGGCTATTTCGCATCCGCGAAACCTCACAGttcctcggcgaggttgcGTTCTATCATACCGAGCTTAGGAGGGCGAGACAGAGAGAACGTGTGGAACGCGATAGCTATTTGAATAACTTCAGACTCAACTCATCCACCGAGCTGGTTTTTGACGAGAGCGAGGAATTCGATGTACTTGACAACGAAGAGCTGCAGGTTGATTTTACGCCACTCTTCGAATGTCTGCACATTCACGACGCCCTGGGACAGAGCGATAAGTTCCGTGCTGAGTATGCCACGACTCGCCGACAGCAGAAAGACTTGCTGCTACCAAGTACTATTGGACTCGTTGCAGATGACGAGTCTTCACTAAGTAGTTTACTTGAAGGCATCGCTGGTTTTGCCATCATTGAGAAGGCGACTATGCGGCGTGTTCCTCACCTACGATCTGCTGTTGAT GTTGACGAGCTCTGGGACTCTATGTGTCACACAGCCATCACACTTACCTCACAGGCGCTAAACGATGTAAGCAATGCCGAAATTCTTCTCAAGATCAAGGGAGTCATAGCTCTATTCATACAAACCATGGAG GGTTGGGGATACTCTGTATCCATGCTCGACAACTTCCTCCTTACCCTATTTGATAAATATGCCGAGCTTCTGAAGCGACGATTCAGCGAAGATTTCCAAGAG ATTGTTTCGACGGATGACTACATGCCCATGGCCATCAACACCCGCGAGGAGTACGAGAAGGTGGTGAACGTCAGCTGGTTCTCTCAAGAAAAATCTCTGGAAGAGCTCAG TTTCCCCTGCGTGTTGCCATTCTCGCAAATGTATCCACTCTGCTGTATCGACATTCGAAACTTCTTGAACCagttctacttcttctcCGATGATCACTTTCAGCATCCTAACATCATCGACGATACGCTCCGCAAG TCCCTGGATGAGCTTTTGACAGAGAAGGTCTGCAAGTCTCTTGTCGAGAGACTGAGCTCCCAGTACCTTGGGCAGATCGTGCAGATTCTTATCAATCTTGAGCACTTCGAAGCTGCTTGCCAAGAACTTGAGCAGCTCCTCATCAGAGCGAGATCGTCTACGTCAGCTGGCGGCCCTGTCACACTCGTTGCCACAGAGGAGTTCCGAAACAACAAaaagacggccgagaagcgcaTTTTCGAACTCGTCAACTCCAAGATCGATGACCTGGTGGATACCGCCGAATATGACTG GATGGCAACCGCATCATCTCCCGATCCCAGCAGTTATATGCAGACGATGACCCGATACCTGTCCAATATCATGAATTCCACGCTTCTTGGCCTGCCGCGAGAGATCAAGGAACTCATCTACTTTGACGCTCTCAGCCACGCCGCCAACAAGATTCTT GCGTTACCATTGTCTTCTGACGTCAAGCATATCAATACCAATGCTGTTGCTGCACTGGCAAACGACGTGCAATACCTCACCGAGTTTGTTGACAGTCTCGAGAATGGAGCCATGCTCCGAGAAAACCTGGACGAACTACAACAAACCATCAACCTAATGCAGTCCGACAACCATGACGAGTTCTTTGACATCTCCATCCGCAACAAAAAGTATG